DNA sequence from the Liolophura sinensis isolate JHLJ2023 chromosome 1, CUHK_Ljap_v2, whole genome shotgun sequence genome:
tgaacatctgCAAAAAGGGGTgacgtgacgtcagagttcctagatatgGTATGTACacatggctcataaagcccaccgtactattcagatatttgaatggctttcaacactctttaaaaaaatctgaaaaaaaaaaacaaaacagttttcagttgtctatatgatggaccttacttcatatttcagctttcttttactcTATATTGTAGCGTGTTGTACTCCAGTGCCACAAATCTTACACTGATAatgtgtttacttatttatttgattgattccaaatttatttgtttaatttcttactcacatatttttcatttatacgtcgGTAGATATGtataaaatctgttttttttttgttgttctttgcAGAGTTCAGTGTGTTTAATTAAAGAGAACCGTGTTATTCTGGAAACAAATGGTAGCTTTTCGCAGATTCGGGGCCACATAATTCAAGCAGACATTATGTCCACCACGGAGGTGGAAGAAATAGAGATGGACAATATAAGACATAAACAAATGTCAaggtaaatgcatatataactAGGAACAAAACCTACATATATTTGTAGTCAACACTCAATAATAGACCATTACCCGCCTTTTACATCTTGATTTTATCGATAGAGCTATGCAAGCCTTCACCTATCGATTTGCttaatttcaattaataaaaggAAGACCAGTAAGTCTGTTACAGTCATCTCACAAAGACAACAAGCTTTCCTTTATGTTAACTTTTGCAAGTgtaatctgttgtcagattGTCTGGATGCCAGTAAAGAAATTCACGAACGCTAAACGCTCATGGTAGATCTAACAAACTTAACAAGAAAGCATTTCGTTGCGTTTCAAATTTTTAGTATATGTAAACGGGTTAAAGTAATTTTTAGTTCAATTTGGTgtaaattatgcaaattttcaTGAAGTGACTTCCGTacaaattttacttttggtAGCTGATAACGGTTACCACAACTGGTAGGAACTGATAGCGGTATTCGTAATCCGATATCACTTATTTGGGTACATTTGTCATTAGTTTTGCTGCCTTTTATatattgtaaaatttatatcagctatatttattaatatgcaCCTGGTGCGAAACATCTGAAATTCTGATAAATTTCGTTTTCACCGTACAAACCCCAGTAACTCGAATGTATATTAAATAGTCctataaacaaattaatattgAAAGAGACATTAAACTACACAGCAAACAAGGAAAACTTTCAAACGGGTCAGTGAGAAGCTGAGGACGTTTTTCGACATGGATTTAAGTGAAGTGATGGATATTTGTGTCTTATTCTAGGTTTCTAGACATTTTAAGTCGAAAATCAGAGCCGAGgataaagaaatgttttcagGCTATTGGTGAAGCGGATAAAACTCTGTATGAGCAATTAATCTGGCCAAAACCAAGTCCAGATCCAAATCAGCGCAATGCAAAAGATAGGCAGATAACAGGTAAGAAAGAATCTGTATGACCACTTTTGATAAACTTGACTccatattattaaaaaaatacacttaACATATTGACAGTTCTGCTAAATATTTCTGTCTCCTTTGTGGGCCGCCCTGcttggcctagtggttagcccGCTATCCCAGCCCAATGCTCCTGATTTGTTAACATAGTTGTAACGAAAATGAATGTTCTCATATTTGTCGTGATAGACTTTGTTGGTATGTTTCCTACAGAGGAGCTGAACTCTATCCAGACTGAGATAAGAGACTGGTACAAGTCACGACTGTCCACTTTCCAGCCAATACCTTGGAGTCCGATGTTTGAGATGAACTTTGATCATGTTTTTACCAATTTGAATGTTGTTGCTGGAAGCAAAGAGAACTATCGTATCGCGTAAGGCATTTTCCGCAGAACATTTgccctttgttttttttgttaaagtcAGAGTTTGAAAGAACGATTAACTTGCAGTTATCTATGTAGGCCATAAACAGTAGGGAGACGTGAGATCAAACCCGAGTTGGGTCTTACCAATGACTTTCAAAATGGCACTTATTGCTAGTTCCCTTTGCGCTGAGCACTGAGAAATTCATTAAAACTGTAACTACACGTACGCGGCTAAAATATTTGCTCTATTTATGGTACAGGTGACCTACGCTACATGTGCTGcacgtatgtgtacatttagtaTATATTTAGTCTTATGTTTCACCGCTATGTGTTGAACATACACTGATAAAACTTGGTAGATATGACCTGTGTACTTCATTCCCTAGACGTACATAACATTAGTTTCGCATTTCAACGAGGGGTCGAATATCGAACTGGCAACTGAACCGTCAATTGAGCTTGTAGGGTTGTATGAGCCAATTTGACCGTCCAGTTACCCGTTCACTATTCGACTCCTAACCAGTGTAATGTACGTGGAGCTCATGAAGCGTAggtcctctcaccataatgctggcagccgtcatatatAAGCGAGattttcttgagtgcggcgtaaaacacaaaccaaacaaacaaataaataaatgtagcacGGGTCACATGTACCATGTTTGGCAAGAGTATGTCCATTGGAACTATCTCTGTGAGCCCAGCTGACCATTCCATTTTCAGTTCGATATCCACTCCCTCGCCGTGAAATGTGGAACTAAACTATTTCCAGGCCTATAAGTATTTTCTAACACAGTACAGGGTTGAAATGATGTCAATACTAAacggcgttaaaccctaatcaaCCAATCATTCATATGGAGATGAATGATTTGCATTCACCAGAAATACTGTCAAATGAAAGACAAGGTTTGAAAACTGATAGGCTACATTTCATGTTTATCTTTTATTCCTGTAATTCTTTATCATTTCTGAATAGGCATTATTTTGTGCTAAAGACCTTAAtagataaatgtgttttttcaacAGTCCACACAGACCAACAACTGACATCAAAACCTTAAAAGATCTCATCGAAAAGATGTTTGAAGGCGAAAGCAGAACCATTGCGTTTGTACAAGGAGCAGCGGGAACAGGAAAAAGCACCTTGTGCAGGAAACTGGCCTACCTCTGGGCCACAAACGACCATCACATTTACCATCGTCATTTGGATTTAGTTTTGCTAGTTGAAGCTCTTTCAGTGGTCAGTGATAATGAAAACCCGTGTTACAGCATCGTAAGACAGCTATTTCCTGCAGACTTTGATTTGAGCGAAGACGATATATGCAAAACCATTAAGAAATGTGgagaaaaatgtttgttgatCATCGATGGTGTTGATGAGCTAACACAGGAAGGTAAATCGACAGTCAAAGAGTTATTACGTGGAGGCTTTCTCCGTCACACTAATGTAGTGATAACAGGACGGCCAGAATCGGTGCCTGAATTTATTAAAGATGCCAGTTTTCATTTTGAGATAACAGGCTTCACCAAAGACAATGCGTTAGAGTATGTCCGTAAACACTTCTCGGATGATGAATGTGAACAGAGAGACAGGCTCCTGGAAGCACTGGAGGACGGTGATGAAATAGTTAATTTTCCCGCTAACCCATTGCACTTATTACTTCTATGTCTGCTTGTACAAGAAAACGTGGATACAATTACGTTTAACAGTTACAAAATTGTAGAACAATTCATTAGGTTTCTTTGTAAGGGTTATCTTGGGAAAAGTGACGTGGAGAAAAATATCAGCGAGACAGATCTGTTTCGGGCTGCTTGTAAGATTGCTAAAGTGGGATTAGAAAAAAACAAGTTGAAGTTTGAAGAAAGCATGATAAAAGAAGTTTTACCCGGTGAACTGGGTGAGCATTTTCTGAAGTCCGGTGTGCTGACCACAGATTGTACAGGATCCAGATTAAGTACGACTATATTCTGGTCATTCCCACATAAGTCCATACAAGAGTATCTCTCTGCGGTGCATCTTGTCACATCGGACGAAGATATTTCACATGATTTCACTCAAACCGTCGACCATTTTTATCAGCTGAAGGGCACGTTTTTCATGAACCTCGATCTCCGTCAAAAACAAGGTTTACCAATCCGCGAGCAGTTGTCGCAAGCTCTAGAAAATGTTTGTCCTCATTACAAAAAACTGAAGCCCGGATACCAGAAATATGTGGGACGTGTGACATGTGAGAAAAGGAACAGTGAAGATGGTAAATTTCAGGATCGAGTGGAAATGTTCCAAGATATCCTTACCTCTGTTTTTGAAATGGATCAGAgtgtaataaatacatgtatcagtattaTTCGCGAAAACGATGATATGTTGAGGTCTTTCATAACGGAATGTCGAGATGATATGGCGTCTGAATTTTTGCAGAAAATTGTACCAATACCTCTTACAGATGACCGTGATTTCGAGACTATTAGACTTTGGAATTTTGATGTCACGTATAGCGTTGGCCATATAGACCATCGCGAAATTGTCTGGCCTCATTTCTACGATGTGTACTTCGACCACTCACCTGTATATACTGGTGAAGTGCCCCGTCACCAAAGAGGATCGCGATTACCATGGATTCACTGTAACTGCCTCACAGATGCTACGTTCATATTACCCTACGACAGTCCACCGGTGGCAGTCCTCAGTATTCTCCTGTTACCAGGCATGGACGATTTCCAGTTTGCGTACAAATTTAGCGACTATTTGAAGGCAGTCAAAAAGGGGCTGACTCTTTTGTTGATAGCACCAAATCTGCAGTGTGAGGAGGATCTGAGCCGTGTGAAGCTGCTCCGCTTGATTAACAAATGTGAGAATCCCAATGTCAAAATTCACTTTGACTGGCGTGTCATCCCATATCAGTACTTCAAGGAAGAAAAAGATGAAAATGGCCATTTTAAGATGACGGCAGAACACCGCATCACCAAACCAGTACACCACATGTACTATGATAAATACTGTCCTTTTTAGGCAGCTTATCGGTCGAATTTACTTCTGATGTAGGAGAAGCTTGCTGCTGAGAGGTCTGCACTTCACCGGACACTGGGTGGGACATTATGACATGTGTACCGTGAATCGCCGAATAATGCAACACACAAATGGCAGGAGGCGGTAAGGTGGACATTCAGTTCAACGCTGGGAACAGTGTGTGGCAGACAGAACGCAGTGGACATATCCGTGATAACTGCCAATCATTGCTAAGCCGCAGAATGCAAACTGGGTCATTATTACACCACATGTACTATGATAAATACTGTCCTTTTTAGGCAGTTTATCGGTCGAATTTATTTCTGATTCTGAGACGTTTGTTGCTGAGACGTCTGCAGTCTTTAACAAACGAAATCATGAATAAACTTGataagtatgtatgtctgttatTTTTGTTATAGGCAGATGATATAATTGTCTTAGCAGAGTCTGCAGAAGGTTACAATACGCATTACTAATCTTTGAAAAATATTGTCCGTGAATGTCagtaaatgttttgtaaatgtcAGTAAAACAAAAGTTGTGATTTTCTGTTACACGTAAACAAATGCATAATATTTCTGTCTTCTGTTACAATGGTCAGATTCTAGATATTATGGATACGTATGTATATCTTGGCACGGTATCCAAGTGTACTTGATCATACATTTTTGCCAGGAAACAGCTAATTAATCTGGCATCAAAAGTTCTATTTGCTCTTACAACAGAAATAACCTATTTATCGATCCCTATTGATTTACACATCGCCTTATTAAATAAGACTATTCAGCCAATCCTTTTATATGGCTGTGAAGTTTGGAGGTAAGAATCTTTAATCTTAGTCGAACGTTTTTTGTTAAAGTTCTGTAAATAATGTGAAATCTTCAACTGCAAACTATGCTGTTTATGGAGAATTTGGTGTCACCCTATTGCATATTAAGGTATACAAGCGCATGGTAGCTTCTTGGTTATGAACTGTTGAAGAAAAGGAAAGTAAGatatcatatttattatatcaaTTCATGTACTCCTTGGGGAGTATCTGtcattttatcatttgttgAAAAAGTATGGTATGAATCTGGATTTGGTTACTTATGGGAACAGCAATATGTGACCAACATTGCCGGCTTTATCGAGTCATTTGAACAAAGACTCAAAGATTAGTTTCTACAGACTTGGCATGCAGCTTTTTCAAACTCATCTAAAGGCGtaatgtacaaaatgtttaaatccGACTTTTCATATGAACTATATCTGACAGTGTTAAACTTAGAGTTTTGTAAAACTCTTGCTAAATTTCTAACAAGTAATCAAAAACTTCCCATAAAGACGGGTCGTTGGCAAAACGAAAACAGACACGAACGTCTATGTACAAAGTCTGATACTGGCAGTGTTGGCGATGAGTACCATTTGTTAATGGAATGCCCAGAGTTAAAACAACAGCAAGAACGGTAATGCTAATTCATTTTATATTGCGTCAAAATTATGCatttaagacaaaaaataattttcacagcAATGGCACATCCGGACACGAACTCAcgctatttatgtatttgataggtgttttacgccctactcaaaaatatttcacttctacaacggcgccaagcgttatggtgggaggaaaacgggtagAGTCCATAGGAAACCTCCAAATCCACAATGTTAATTATTGTTTCAACCTTGAAGAAAGAAAGTTGTGCCCCAGAGAGATCTTTTTGTAATAGTGATATAGAAGTTTTAAGATACAAACACTCCTGTTCAAATCATGGTCTGGGACTGCGTCCTTGATCCCTAATCAGAATTCACAGGGTCCAAAACCACATCAAACTGACCGAAATGAACATCTGGGTATTTTCATCCCATAACATCTAAAACGACcctaaaattcatattttctcaCAAACTCGTATACATTCTTATgttatatgtttaaaaattgtatgCAGGAGTAAACATGTAGATTGTTTTGGGGCTTTCAGCTCTAGGCCAAATCAATCCCCGTGCCTTACCGTTTCGCCCCGTTATTATCTGTATACGGTAGCTCCCAAGTTAAGTACGTTTTCTGCAGCCAGCAAATCCACATATCTGAACTGTgtgatttgtacacatttaattGGATTTGATTTCGTCCATTTAGTTAATGGTCTTGTACTTGGCTTAACATGGTCGCATCTTCGATGTTACATGAGTGTATAGAGTGCACTATACTGAGGGCATTCACCGTACGCCTGGTgtttcacatgtaaatataagctCGTATCTGATGAATTCTAAATCCGTTCTGTAGTCATTCTTAGAGATTACCTATAGTGGTTCTTAGCGATCACCTATAGGtaacatatacctgtatgattCGTCTGGTATATCCATCCTCATCCTGCATATCCTCATATTTCTTGATGTATATGCAATGATATTTTACCttacttatttttttagtatactatacatatatttcaatataaaaTGGTGTAATCTTTGTTATCATGTTTTTGTATACAAAAGTATTTCATAACCTCATTAATTAATCTCGTGTATAaagaatgaattattatggcttaacgctacatatttcagccatatagtaGTGGTTTAATAACCGAGATATGACAGTTCAAAGTGATCTAAAACACGCACATTAATAAAATCGAACGCGCGATGTCactcaattttaaccaatcattTGCGGactatttctataacccgataATGCAGCTGTTTTCGCTGACGTCACCCGAACCCTGTTTTGTCTTTTGGCCATGAAACGtggggtacgagtgacgcgacattgtgtttccggtttctcttcGTATACGGTAAATACGGTTAAattcttgtcttttctttcactCATTAAGTGCGGCGGATGTGACGCTCAGCATTTTACATCTTCCTGTGTACGGGTTTTCTACATCTTCAAAAACTGTTCACTTTTCTTGAAGAACACCAATTCGACATAATGCTTGACATCGCTAAAGCGTGGCGCCTGTACATGAACAACGACCAACGTTATCCTGTTCTATATTCTTCAGGCTATCACTACGCGGCGGTAATTAGGCTGTTGATTTCAGGGGTATCTTTGGCAAGAATATATAGGCAGTTTTCTTTCCGCTAGGGGACCCGTTACCagcaaatattttgaataaataaataaataaatgaatgcgaTGAACATTTTCGTAATTACAAGATTTTAGACTGTTTTCTTATATTCGTTATACTAAGAGGCGTGCGTAGATTGGTGATGTGATTTCAGCGAGGAccggtttatggatggaggaaagcgGAGTGCCGAGAGGAAACCAGCGATGTTcgccaggtaactgacaaacctgctgacttaaagctgcGGTCGAAATGGCGACATTTGCATGGATTCGATTACTCGAGCCCACTGGTCAAGTGCCTGATAGTCGCGGCAAGCTACCGCTTGAGCCATCTGTGAGCCAGCGCTATCAACGAACAATCCCTACTATCAGTATCAGCAGGCTACTCTTCTATCTGtaatgtaatttatttcattatttcggTTGTTTCACTTGGGTCTCACAGTTACAGACCGAGCGATCACTGAAACGCCATACGGAagacatcatacatgacacctcatcAAGCTGTACAATACTGGCACTGGGTCGAGTCAAAGTAGCTCAAAGTAGGGCAATTAGTTTAAGTCTTTGTCATTTTCAGTCCAGCGACATGTACaagaaagtcaaaatttcagtacAGTCATATAAAATTAGTTTtctggggggaggggggtgggtgggtggtggtATTCGGCCTTTCTCCATATCCCGGGGTCCAAACCTTAGACGTTACCAATTCTTGGAATCGAATCCGAGGTTTCCACTTGCCAGGCGGACGGTTTAACTTTTCTTCCATCTGTGCGCAGCGGTTGCCGTCTTTATTTGCTCATATAGcttcaatacataaatatatgaccCTAAATAAGAGTGTATAGATATTACACAATTACCGGTTCCTAGAAATACGGTACAACTAAAACACCGCGaaaatatgaacagttacaggTCCCATGTTAAGGTTGGAGACACATTAATACAGTCATATGGTCAAAACGATAATGAACTTTTGGACATTTTTGTTCGTTAAATATACACATTCTACAAGAATCACCCTGTGCAGTGATGAAGATGTTCATAAATCACAATATCAGCAGTAAATGTATTGTAGTTCTGAGAATCATTAAAAGCGGGCCTATTGTTTATTCTGAGAAAACTGATGTGATCTGCTTTACGCATTATTATcgcaaaaaaatatatatatgaactatcacaatttcacatttgtttcaaaTACATGCAAAGTATCATACACACAATTTTACATTATTCCTCCACAGTGTATATCCCACCTGTGCATATTATAGGCTACTAAAATGTGTggatttgccattttttttcagCATGCACTTCCGCGATTACCTAAATAACATGTACAAGAGATCACTGTTATAATGTCCTCCCCATGCACATTATTATAGGCATTAAATGCTAATAAGTAATAGAAACTTTATATGTTAAATTCCATCGAGTTTTCCTGTGTTAGTGATATACATcgtgttgacatttttttcttaaacacaCATTTCTTTTTGGGACGATCTGAATTATATGCATTTGTTAATcgtattttaatataaaaaattcaATTTGCACGCGCATGCATGTATTCGTGGAACAGCAATCCCTTTGTGACTGAGTTGAACATATAGTTTCCGTCAATCTTCAagcagtatataggcctatacatatactACAGGGTTCACAGGGTATATACCAGCACATATATTTGATATACGTGTTTTATTGTTATCATACAATGCTACATATTTGATCCAAGCAAATGCATATCAGCTTTTTAGGAGCTGACATATCCCAAAGACTTATAGGTGTTAATGCAATTCTGTAACGGTAAACTTGCAAATTATCAAACAGTATGCTTGTACAGGT
Encoded proteins:
- the LOC135475003 gene encoding NACHT, LRR and PYD domains-containing protein 1a allele 5-like codes for the protein MCFFNSPHRPTTDIKTLKDLIEKMFEGESRTIAFVQGAAGTGKSTLCRKLAYLWATNDHHIYHRHLDLVLLVEALSVVSDNENPCYSIVRQLFPADFDLSEDDICKTIKKCGEKCLLIIDGVDELTQEGKSTVKELLRGGFLRHTNVVITGRPESVPEFIKDASFHFEITGFTKDNALEYVRKHFSDDECEQRDRLLEALEDGDEIVNFPANPLHLLLLCLLVQENVDTITFNSYKIVEQFIRFLCKGYLGKSDVEKNISETDLFRAACKIAKVGLEKNKLKFEESMIKEVLPGELGEHFLKSGVLTTDCTGSRLSTTIFWSFPHKSIQEYLSAVHLVTSDEDISHDFTQTVDHFYQLKGTFFMNLDLRQKQGLPIREQLSQALENVCPHYKKLKPGYQKYVGRVTCEKRNSEDGKFQDRVEMFQDILTSVFEMDQSVINTCISIIRENDDMLRSFITECRDDMASEFLQKIVPIPLTDDRDFETIRLWNFDVTYSVGHIDHREIVWPHFYDVYFDHSPVYTGEVPRHQRGSRLPWIHCNCLTDATFILPYDSPPVAVLSILLLPGMDDFQFAYKFSDYLKAVKKGLTLLLIAPNLQCEEDLSRVKLLRLINKCENPNVKIHFDWRVIPYQYFKEEKDENGHFKMTAEHRITKPVHHMYYDKYCPF